A genomic window from Carassius auratus strain Wakin chromosome 19, ASM336829v1, whole genome shotgun sequence includes:
- the stk3 gene encoding serine/threonine-protein kinase 3, producing the protein MEHSVPKNKLKKLSEDSLTKQPEEVFDVLEKLGEGSYGSVFKAIHKESGQVVAIKQVPVESDLQEIIKEISIMQQCDSPYVVKYYGSYFKNTDLWIVMEYCGAGSVSDIIRLRNKTLTEDEIATVLKSTLKGLEYLHFMRKIHRDIKAGNILLNTEGHAKLADFGVAGQLTDTMAKRNTVIGTPFWMAPEVIQEIGYNCVADIWSLGISSIEMAEGKPPYADIHPMRAIFMIPTNPPPTFRKPELWSDDFTDFVKKCLVKNPEQRATATQLLQHPFITSAKPVSILRDLITEAMEMKIKKQQEQQRELEEDDENSDEEGEVDSHTMVKSSSESAGTMRATGTMSDGAQTMIEHSGTMLESDLGTMVINSDDEDDEDEVDLGSMRRNPTSQQIQRPSFMDYFDKQDSNKAQEGYNHNQQDPCLISKTAFPDNWKVPQDGDFDFLKNLDYDELQMRLTALDPMMEREIEELRQRYTAKRQPILDAMDAKKRRQQNF; encoded by the exons ATGGAGCATTCGGTGCCCAAAAA TAAACTGAAAAAACTCAGTGAAGACAGTCTCACCAAGCAGCCAGAGGAAGTGTTTGATGTCCTTGAAAAGCTTGGAGAAGG GTCATATGGCAGTGTTTTTAAAGCCATTCACAAGGAATCAGGCCAGGTTGTGGCCATTAAACAGGTTCCTGTCGAATCAGACCTGCAGGAGATTATCAAAGAGATCTCCATAATGCAGCAATGTGACAG TCCTTATGTGGTGAAGTACTATGGCAGCTATTTCAAGAACACAGATCTGTGGATTGTGATGGAGTACTGTGGTGCTGGATCGGTGTCTGATATTATCAGACTGCGTAACAAAAcg CTCACTGAAGATGAGATCGCCACAGTCCTCAAATCCACCTTGAAAGGTCTGGAGTATCTCCATTTCATGAGGAAAATCCACAGAGACATCAAAGCAGGGAATATTCTGCTCAACACAGAGGGCCATGCTAAACTAGCTGATTTCGGAGTGGCTGGGCAACTCACT GACACGATGGCGAAGAGGAATACGGTTATAGGAACACCCTTCTGGATGGCCCCTGAAGTAATCCAGGAGATCGGCTACAACTGCGTGGCAGATATTTGGTCTCTCGGCATCTCATCCATAGAAATGGCTGAAGGAAAGCCTCCTTATGCAGACATTCATCCAATGAGA GCTATTTTTATGATCCCCACGAACCCTCCACCCACTTTCCGCAAGCCAGAGCTGTGGAGTGATGACTTCACAGATTTTGTGAAGAAATGTCTGGTGAAGAACCCAGAGCAGAGAGCGACGGCCACTCAACTGCTGCAG CATCCATTTATAACCAGTGCTAAGCCGGTGAGCATCCTGCGGGACCTGATCACAGAGGCCATGGAGATGAAGATCAAGAAACAACAGGAGCAGCAGAGAGAGCTGGAGGAGGATGACGAGAACTCT GATGAGGAAGGGGAAGTGGATTCCCACACCATGGTGAAGTCTAGTTCAGAGAGCGCTGGCACCATGCGAGCCACAGGCACCATGAGCGACGGCGCTCAGACCATGATCGAGCACAGCGGCACCATGCTGGAGTCTGATCTGGGCACCATGGTCATTaacagtgatgatgaagatgatgaggatgaggtaGATCTCGGCTCGATGAGGA GAAATCCTACATCTCAGCAAATTCAGCGTCCATCCTTCATGGACTACTTCGACAAACAAGACTCAAATAAAGCACAAGAAGGTTACAATCACAACCAGCAGGACCCGTGTTTAATTTCCAAGACCGCTTTCCCTGATAATTGGAAAGTGCCACAAGATGGAGATTTTGATTTT CTGAAAAACCTCGATTATGATGAGCTCCAGATGCGCCTTACTGCTCTGGACCCCATGATGGAGCGAGAGATTGAAGAACTGCGGCAGCGCTACACAGCCAAGAGGCAACCCATCCTCGACGCCATGGATGCGAAGAAACGCCGGCAGCAGAACTTCTAA
- the LOC113119462 gene encoding 2-iminobutanoate/2-iminopropanoate deaminase-like produces MSAVIRKILHTAAAPAAIGPYSQAVLVDRTMYISGQIGMDVGGQLVVGGVQAQAKQALINMGEILKAAGCGYENVVKTTVLLADINDFNNVNDVYKQFFKSNFPARAAYQVAALPRGGLVEIEAIAVLGPITDAS; encoded by the exons ATGTCTGCTGTTATTAGGAAGATCCTTCACACTGCAGCTGCTCCAGCCGCCATCGGGCCCTACAG CCAGGCTGTTTTGGTGGACCGTACAATGTACATCTCGGGACAGATCGGCATGGACGTTGGTGGACAGTTGGTGGTGGGAGGAGTGCAGGCTCAGGCCAAGCAG GCACTCATTAACATGGGGGAGATTCTGAAAGCTGCTGGATGTGGATATGAAAATG ttgtcaAAACCACAGTGTTGTTGGCAGACATTAATGACTTCAATAATGTCAACGATGTTTACAAGCAGT ttTTCAAGAGCAATTTCCCAGCAAGAGCTGCCTATCAAGTAGCTGCCCTGCCCAGA GGGGGACTTGTTGAGATTGAAGCGATCGCTGTGTTGGGGCCCATCACGGATGCCTCCTGA